Part of the Bacteroidales bacterium genome, AAAATTTATACAAATTTAAGAAGAAAGTATAAAATATATTGAAAAATAGTTAATGTTTTTCGATACTGAATTATATTACAATGATGTAATTGATTTTTTTGATAGCAGTATATAAAAATAATTCTCCAATTATAATTTACTTTATTAATTGGTATTTCTTTCATGTAAATTGTTTTAATAAGTGGAAATATCTTTAATGAAGTTAATCTCATTATCCGTTTTTTTTGTTATTTTTGTTAATTATTTTTCTATACAGAATATTATTAATGATACTTATCAGACCCTTTTTCATTATTGCGTTTTTGTTATATTTAAATTTTGTAACTGCATCTGAAAAAGATACAGTTGAAGTAAACATATTGCTTGATAAATGTAAAAGAGAAGTAAATATCGATCCTAAAAATGCAAATGTTCTTTGTTTCGAATATTTGGAAATCAGCACTCAAAAAAACTTTTATAATAAGGTCTCCGAATGCCTTATTCAGCTTGGTATTGAACATGGTTATGTAAAAAATTATGATGCCGCAATAATCTTTTTAAAAAAAGCCAACTACCTAAATCATCTTATAAAAAATTTTCAAGAAGAATCAATTAACTGGTTGAAAACACATAAGGAGCCGGATTTGATTTTTATGGATATTCAATTATCGGATGGTTTAAGTTTTGAAATTTTTGATCATATTCAAACCACGCTTCCTTTGATATTTGTTACTGTACTCGACAACCAGATGATTAACGCTTTTAAAGTTAATAGTATTGATTATTTACTTAAGCCTGTCAGAGAAGAAGCATTGAATACGAGTATTGAAAAATTTAATAAGCTAAGGGGAAAATATTTTTTAAATGCACCCAAACAGGATATTTATAATTTCCTGAAGTCTGAAGTAAAAAATAAAAATTACAAAAATCGTATACTGCTGAAAATAGGTAATGTTTACAAAACTGTTTTTACTGATGATATCGCATATTTTTCAGTGGAAAAAGAAGGGTTATATATTTATAAGTTTGATGGCGCAAAAATATTTGCAGGAACTCCGCTGGATGCATTCGAAACGATGCTGAATCCTTCTGGCTTTTTTAGAATCAACAGGCAATATATTATCAATATTAAACCGATTCAATCAATTCAGCAATATTTTAACAGCCTGTTAATACTTACTTTAAGCCCTTCTGTTAATGAAAAAGTAATAGTTAGCCATGAAAAAGTTTCTGATTTTAAAGAGTGGTTAAATCAATAAAGGTAAAGCTAAAGTGGAGTATTTTTTTTCGTATTATAAAGAAATAAAAAACCAATATAGTTAAGCAAAATAAAAAATAAATAAATAAAATATGAAACGTACTGCAAAAGCACACTGGTCTGGAGACCTTAAAGAAGGCAAAGGAACATTAACAACACAAAGTGGTATTTTAAACAACACGAATTATAGTTTCAAAACACGTTTTGAAGAAGGTGAAAATGGAACCAATCCTGAAGAACTACTTGCTGCTGCTCATGCCGGTTGTTTTACAATGTCGGTTGCTTCAATTTTATCTAAAAAAGGGATTGTGCCTGTTTCTTTGGATACAACAGCATCTTTAACGATGGAAGGGTTGACGATTACAGCTATACACCTTTCAATATCGGCTTCAGCAAAAGGCATTAGTGCTGATGAGTTTATTGCTATTACCAAGGATGCAGAAAAAAATTGCATTATTTCCAAAGCATTAAG contains:
- a CDS encoding LytTR family DNA-binding domain-containing protein is translated as MLYLNFVTASEKDTVEVNILLDKCKREVNIDPKNANVLCFEYLEISTQKNFYNKVSECLIQLGIEHGYVKNYDAAIIFLKKANYLNHLIKNFQEESINWLKTHKEPDLIFMDIQLSDGLSFEIFDHIQTTLPLIFVTVLDNQMINAFKVNSIDYLLKPVREEALNTSIEKFNKLRGKYFLNAPKQDIYNFLKSEVKNKNYKNRILLKIGNVYKTVFTDDIAYFSVEKEGLYIYKFDGAKIFAGTPLDAFETMLNPSGFFRINRQYIINIKPIQSIQQYFNSLLILTLSPSVNEKVIVSHEKVSDFKEWLNQ
- a CDS encoding OsmC family peroxiredoxin, giving the protein MKRTAKAHWSGDLKEGKGTLTTQSGILNNTNYSFKTRFEEGENGTNPEELLAAAHAGCFTMSVASILSKKGIVPVSLDTTASLTMEGLTITAIHLSISASAKGISADEFIAITKDAEKNCIISKALSVLITSEAHFIE